CTTGGCCGGTTAACGATTCATCAATGTCCTCACTTGACCAATCAGGCGGAGCTATAAGCTCATCAATTCCGTCATTTACGACCCAATTATGAATAATACAACAAGCTACAACAATATCTACTTGAGTTCGAAATGGGAAGAATGGAGTGGCATCATCAAGCACTTTGAACCTCCTCTTTAGTGACCCAAATGCACGTTCAACCGTCACACGGAGGGATGAGTGTCTAAGGTTGAACAACTCCTTCTCATTTTGTACCGGATTATTCCCCCATTCATTTAGATGGTACCGAACAGCACGAAAAGGAGGCAAGAATCCTTGTTTGGCTCCATATCCAGCATCAACTAGATAGTATTTGCCTATTATATGATCGACAAGTTGGTCACATTCCTAAATATCAACATTTGTCATGGATAATTTGATAAACTATTACCTTGTAATCTATTACCTTGTGGGACACGGAGGCCATTTTCACGTTCCAAAGCATCTCTTAAAACTACAGCATCATGTGCTGTCCCCTCCCAACCAGCCAAGACATAAGTAAACCGAAGATCAAAATCTACGGCTGCCATTACATTTTGAGTGGCATGGGACTTCCTACCACGAAAAGAAGACTCCACATTCTTACGAACCGAGGCTCTAATATGTGTGCCATCAATAGCTCCAATACAATCCTATTTTGTGTTCAACAACATTAAAAATTAGGGACCATATATCAATGTTCACATAAAGATAAATTTAGATAGGGATGAATCTCAGACCTTAAAGTAAGGATCCCATCTAGGGTTTCCTGCTATTTTAGTTGGAGTGTCCAATGAGGGGGGCCTGATTAGTTCATCTCGTAGCTCACCGATTGCATGAAGGACTTTGTTGAAATAACGGCTAACTGTTTCTCCAGACCTATCAAAATTAGTACGAACTAATCTATTTCTAAGGTTATGCCCCACTGTATGCAAAAACATAGCCACTTGTTCCTCAATACACATGTGAATGGTATCTTCAAGTAAACCACGATCCctaaaaagcttacaaaaacgaAAGAAACTTGCCCTTCTAAGTCTAAGCATGTTGATACAAGTTGTATCGTTCCACCAAATTTTCGTTTCTAGGTActcaattctttttctatcccTTTCAACCATTGGGCCATATCTAATACCTTCTCTCCTTGAAcacctctttctttttctagaCCTAATAATCATGGCCATCATCGACAACAATAAATTTGTAGCTGCAATACAAACTAAAAGCTTGGTCCTCTTGTCCATCTAcaatacaacaaaaaaaaacacatggacAACATCTACTGTCAAGCAATTGATAAAGGGATTTCACACATTCTTCAACAAAAACAGATATGCACAGATCTGAAAACGAAATCCTCATCCAAGGTTTAGGGTCTTTTTACCGTGGAGATTGGGAACCCCGATCTGCAGTTGGTGGCTACGAACACTTCGAATTGAAGGTGATGAGGTCCAGCGCCGCCGTGTCCTGCTCGCGCGCCGGCTTGAGCTCCCGAGAGCGTCGCCGTGCCCCTGCTCACGCGAGCGCCGCtgcagccgcgcgcgcctccGCAGCCCACGCCCGCGGCGCTGCtgcagccgcgcgccgcgccgcctcac
This genomic window from Oryza sativa Japonica Group chromosome 12, ASM3414082v1 contains:
- the LOC107279566 gene encoding uncharacterized protein isoform X1, which codes for MDKRTKLLVCIAATNLLLSMMAMIIRSRKRKRCSRREGIRYGPMVERDRKRIEYLETKIWWNDTTCINMLRLRRASFFRFCKLFRDRGLLEDTIHMCIEEQVAMFLHTVGHNLRNRLVRTNFDRSGETVSRYFNKVLHAIGELRDELIRPPSLDTPTKIAGNPRWDPYFKDCIGAIDGTHIRASVRKNVESSFRGRKSHATQNVMAAVDFDLRFTYVLAGWEGTAHDAVVLRDALERENGLRVPQGKYYLVDAGYGAKQGFLPPFRAVRYHLNEWGNNPVQNEKELFNLRHSSLRVTVERAFGSLKRRFKVLDDATPFFPFRTQVDIVVACCIIHNWVVNDGIDELIAPPDWSSEDIDESLTGQANDHALMVQFRQGLADQMWADRNSHHGM